A segment of the Streptomyces sp. Tu 2975 genome:
CGGCGCCGACGCGGCCCGGCTGTGCGCCGCCCGCTGCTCCCGGCGGACCGCCGCGGACGTGGTGGAGGCCGCCGGCCGGTACGCGCTGGCCGGACCCGACCTGACCGAGCTGGGGGCCGCGGACGTCGCCTGGTGGCGCCTGATCGTCGAGGGCTCGGGCAATCTGGCCTATCTCCTGGCGTTCAACACCCTGGTGGGCGGCACCCTCGCCGTCGCCGACGTGCCCATCGACCTGCGGACCGCCGAACTCCTCGACGTCGAGGCCCACGTCCGGCTCGCGGCACACATCGCCGCCCGCGAACCGGAGGCCGCCGAGCGTCTGGCGCGCGAGCTGCTCTCCCGCAGCGTGCCCGCGACGCGACGGACGGCGGGGCGCTGACGTGATACCCGCAGTCATGTACGCGATACCGGTGTTCGTGCTGCTGGTGGTGGTCGA
Coding sequences within it:
- a CDS encoding GntR family transcriptional regulator; its protein translation is MKHAPIRREAVSDQLYALLRDRILDGSLPAGTALTAERDLAAEFGVNRHAVREAVKRLQQARLVEVSHGGRTLVLDWRRTAGLDLAVGIAEAGTGPALPDLARDALEMRACIGADAARLCAARCSRRTAADVVEAAGRYALAGPDLTELGAADVAWWRLIVEGSGNLAYLLAFNTLVGGTLAVADVPIDLRTAELLDVEAHVRLAAHIAAREPEAAERLARELLSRSVPATRRTAGR